In Chryseobacterium camelliae, one DNA window encodes the following:
- a CDS encoding aconitate hydratase — protein sequence MTFDIDMIKKVYERYPERIAAARQAVGKPLTLSEKILYAHLWEGNATQAYERGNSYVDFAPDRVAMQDATAQMALLQFMQAGKTKVAVPSTAHADHLIQAKVGADKDLQEGINKNSEVFNFLSSVCDKYGIGFWKPGAGIIHQVVLENYAFPGGMMIGTDSHTVNAGGLGMVAIGVGGADAVDVMAGMAWELKMPKLIGVKLTGKMNGWTSAKDVILKVAGILTVKGGTGCIVEYFGEGAESLSATGKGTICNMGAEVGATTSTFGYDDSMRRYLAATGRQDVVDAADQIAEHLTGDAEVYANPEQYFDQLIEINLSELAPHLNGPFTPDLATPVSEFRAKAEANGWPIEVEWALIGSCTNSSYEDLSRAASIVEDAVAKGVKPKAILGINPGSEQVKYTAERDGFLNSFRKFENARIFTNACGPCIGQWDREGAEKGEKNSIIHSFNRNFAKRADGNPNTHAFVASPEMVAAVAISGRLDFNPITDTLTTESGEQVKLNEPNGTELPSKGFAVEDNGYQAPSEDGSQVVVNVSPTSDRLQLLEEFPAWDGKNIVGAKVLIKAFGKCTTDHISMAGPWLKYRGHLDNISNNMLIGAVNAYNMETNHVKNQLTGEYGEVPAVQRAYKAANIPSIVVGDQNYGEGSSREHAAMEPRHLGVKAVLVKSFARIHETNLKKQGMLGLTFANEADYDKILEDDTVNFLDLDQFAPGKQLTLEFVHADGTKDIVIANHTYNDQQIEWFKAGSALNLIKQQEKQN from the coding sequence ATGACATTTGATATTGATATGATCAAGAAAGTGTATGAGCGTTACCCTGAAAGGATTGCTGCGGCAAGACAGGCAGTGGGAAAACCTCTTACACTATCAGAAAAAATATTATATGCTCACCTTTGGGAGGGCAATGCTACACAGGCTTATGAAAGGGGGAACTCTTATGTGGATTTTGCGCCGGACAGGGTAGCAATGCAGGATGCAACTGCACAAATGGCTCTTCTCCAGTTTATGCAGGCCGGGAAAACCAAAGTGGCTGTACCGTCAACGGCACACGCAGACCACCTTATCCAGGCTAAAGTAGGCGCTGATAAAGATTTACAGGAAGGGATCAATAAGAATTCCGAAGTTTTTAACTTCCTGAGCTCTGTTTGCGATAAATACGGAATTGGCTTCTGGAAGCCGGGTGCAGGAATCATCCACCAGGTAGTCCTTGAGAATTATGCTTTCCCGGGAGGGATGATGATCGGTACCGACTCGCACACTGTAAATGCAGGTGGTCTGGGAATGGTTGCGATTGGTGTAGGAGGTGCAGATGCTGTAGATGTAATGGCGGGCATGGCATGGGAACTTAAAATGCCTAAGCTTATCGGTGTAAAATTAACCGGTAAAATGAACGGATGGACCTCTGCAAAAGACGTTATCCTTAAAGTAGCCGGAATCCTTACCGTAAAAGGAGGAACCGGATGCATCGTAGAATATTTCGGCGAAGGGGCAGAATCCCTTTCTGCAACCGGAAAAGGAACGATCTGTAATATGGGTGCTGAAGTAGGTGCCACTACGTCCACTTTCGGGTATGATGATTCCATGAGAAGATATCTTGCCGCAACAGGAAGGCAGGATGTGGTAGATGCTGCAGACCAGATTGCCGAGCACTTGACCGGTGATGCTGAAGTATATGCAAACCCTGAGCAGTATTTTGATCAGTTGATCGAAATCAACCTTTCTGAACTGGCTCCTCACCTTAACGGACCTTTCACACCGGATTTGGCAACCCCTGTTTCTGAATTCAGAGCAAAAGCGGAAGCTAACGGATGGCCTATTGAAGTAGAATGGGCACTGATCGGTTCTTGTACCAACTCTTCTTATGAAGACCTTTCCAGAGCAGCTTCCATCGTTGAAGATGCTGTAGCCAAAGGCGTAAAACCTAAAGCGATCCTGGGAATCAACCCAGGTTCTGAGCAGGTAAAATATACTGCTGAAAGAGACGGATTCCTGAACTCTTTCAGAAAATTTGAAAATGCACGAATCTTTACCAATGCCTGCGGACCTTGTATCGGGCAGTGGGACAGAGAAGGTGCTGAAAAAGGAGAGAAAAACTCTATTATCCACTCTTTCAACAGAAACTTTGCGAAAAGAGCAGACGGTAACCCGAATACCCACGCATTTGTAGCTTCACCGGAAATGGTAGCAGCAGTGGCAATCTCAGGAAGACTGGATTTCAACCCGATCACTGATACGTTAACAACGGAATCCGGTGAGCAGGTAAAACTGAACGAGCCTAACGGAACTGAATTACCTTCAAAAGGATTTGCTGTCGAAGACAACGGATACCAGGCACCTTCTGAAGACGGATCTCAGGTAGTGGTTAATGTAAGCCCTACTTCAGACAGGCTTCAGCTGCTGGAAGAATTCCCGGCTTGGGACGGTAAAAACATCGTAGGTGCTAAAGTACTGATCAAGGCTTTCGGAAAATGTACCACAGACCACATTTCTATGGCAGGGCCATGGCTGAAATACAGAGGTCACCTGGATAACATTTCCAACAACATGCTGATTGGTGCCGTTAATGCTTACAATATGGAGACTAACCATGTTAAAAACCAGTTAACCGGTGAATATGGTGAAGTTCCTGCTGTACAGAGAGCTTATAAGGCAGCAAATATTCCTTCTATCGTTGTGGGAGACCAAAACTACGGAGAAGGTTCTTCAAGAGAGCATGCTGCCATGGAGCCTAGACATTTAGGTGTAAAAGCGGTATTGGTGAAGTCATTTGCCAGAATCCACGAAACCAACCTAAAAAAACAGGGAATGTTAGGCCTTACTTTTGCCAATGAAGCGGATTATGATAAAATCCTGGAAGATGATACTGTAAACTTCCTTGATCTTGATCAGTTTGCTCCGGGTAAACAACTGACATTAGAATTCGTTCACGCTGACGGAACTAAAGATATCGTGATTGCAAATCATACCTATAACGACCAGCAGATTGAATGGTTCAAAGCAGGTTCTGCCCTGAACCTGATTAAGCAACAGGAAAAACAAAATTAA
- a CDS encoding histidine kinase, producing the protein MLEFTSFVTYFVCFYVNYFFITPRLYDAKKLYKWVIAFILGVTCFVIVRFSLEEILLPATFGFRNYMEGTDFWFYFCDNIFYSSFPIFISTTFWFFKYSMDTEAEKTQLVEARRIAELQALKTQINPHFIFNSLNNIYSLVYQKSDKSLAAIEELSTLLRYSTKDLEKDFILPGKRNWIYRQPYCIGKAQNQKSGAAGR; encoded by the coding sequence GTGCTTGAATTCACCTCTTTCGTGACCTACTTTGTATGTTTTTATGTCAATTACTTTTTTATCACTCCCCGGCTTTATGATGCGAAGAAGTTGTACAAATGGGTAATTGCGTTCATTTTAGGTGTCACCTGTTTTGTAATTGTCCGGTTTTCTTTAGAAGAAATTCTATTACCAGCTACTTTTGGATTCAGGAATTATATGGAAGGGACTGACTTCTGGTTTTATTTTTGCGACAATATTTTTTACAGCAGTTTTCCCATTTTTATCAGCACAACCTTCTGGTTTTTCAAGTATTCCATGGATACTGAAGCCGAAAAGACACAACTTGTTGAGGCCCGGAGGATTGCAGAGTTGCAGGCCCTGAAAACCCAGATCAATCCGCATTTTATCTTTAATTCGCTGAACAATATTTATTCTCTGGTTTACCAAAAGTCTGATAAGTCCTTGGCTGCCATTGAAGAGCTGAGCACACTGTTAAGATATAGCACCAAGGACCTGGAGAAAGACTTCATTCTCCCTGGAAAAAGAAATTGGATATATAGACAGCCTTACTGCATTGGAAAAGCTCAGAATCAAAAATCCGGAGCTGCTGGTCGTTGA
- a CDS encoding LytR/AlgR family response regulator transcription factor: MEKIKCIIVDDEPLAISLLGSYVRKVPFLELVFSVENPISALEYIQNHPSDLIFLDIQMPELTGINFMKILGDSKKYILTTAYSEYALEGYEHNIIDYLLKPVSFERFYKSAIKAKQRLMTVENKAGTYFFVKCSGQQHRINFVDILYVESIKDYVNIRTETQEYIVLDTLKSMENQLPESSFARIHKSFIVNLDRIKSIGARNVTLLSDQEIPMGESYRAGFLQRLK; the protein is encoded by the coding sequence ATGGAAAAAATTAAATGCATTATTGTAGATGATGAACCTCTGGCTATATCGCTATTGGGAAGCTATGTGCGGAAAGTTCCTTTTCTGGAACTTGTTTTTTCTGTGGAAAACCCCATATCAGCTTTGGAATATATTCAGAACCATCCATCAGACCTTATTTTTCTGGATATTCAGATGCCTGAACTCACCGGAATCAATTTCATGAAAATCCTGGGGGACAGTAAGAAATATATTTTAACAACGGCATATTCAGAATATGCACTTGAAGGATATGAGCACAATATCATTGATTATCTGCTGAAACCCGTCTCTTTTGAACGGTTTTATAAAAGTGCCATAAAAGCTAAGCAAAGGCTGATGACCGTAGAAAATAAAGCAGGGACCTACTTTTTTGTTAAATGTTCCGGTCAGCAGCATAGAATCAATTTTGTAGATATCCTGTATGTGGAAAGCATTAAAGATTATGTGAATATTCGTACCGAAACACAGGAATATATTGTATTGGACACGCTGAAATCCATGGAAAACCAGCTGCCGGAATCTTCTTTCGCCCGCATCCATAAGTCTTTTATCGTTAACCTGGACCGTATCAAAAGCATTGGCGCCAGAAATGTCACCCTTTTATCAGATCAGGAGATCCCGATGGGTGAAAGCTACCGTGCCGGTTTCCTGCAGCGCCTGAAATAA